A window from Bacteroidota bacterium encodes these proteins:
- a CDS encoding universal stress protein, which yields MTDPVPLPQTNTASDLGTLMVPVGSDSPSTHPSEDAALRTAAWLARQGGSRVVLVRVAAVPEDWSLWEPEDARAAATSRHADERRVDRLVAAAQRLYYAGLSVEVDVIRRVDVPAGIAEAAADVEADLVVMGAPCLGRHEVQSFSCKVAQVVERSGRGVLAVYRAESPRVPTALRHLVLVRPEAAATSLVGDLVGALAAQQRASVDLVTVRETASQPLKAQPLKAQPLKAQPLKAEPRAEGGTARIVVDDLDVALEVASGRGADLVLVDGGYGFEALVQAGVVTHARRGGDWVFAFPSRSGSERAGR from the coding sequence ATGACCGACCCCGTCCCCCTTCCGCAAACGAACACGGCGAGCGACCTCGGTACGCTCATGGTGCCGGTGGGGTCGGACTCCCCTTCAACGCACCCGTCGGAAGACGCCGCGTTGCGCACGGCAGCCTGGCTGGCCCGGCAAGGCGGTAGCCGGGTGGTGCTCGTGCGCGTCGCGGCGGTGCCGGAAGACTGGTCCTTGTGGGAGCCCGAAGACGCACGGGCCGCCGCCACCTCGCGGCATGCCGACGAGCGGCGGGTGGACCGGCTCGTCGCCGCGGCGCAGCGGCTCTACTACGCGGGGCTCTCCGTCGAAGTCGATGTGATTCGCCGGGTCGATGTGCCCGCCGGGATCGCCGAGGCGGCGGCTGACGTCGAGGCGGATCTTGTGGTGATGGGGGCGCCGTGCCTCGGGCGCCATGAGGTGCAGTCGTTCTCCTGCAAAGTCGCCCAGGTCGTGGAGCGGAGTGGGCGCGGCGTGCTGGCTGTGTACCGCGCCGAGTCGCCGCGCGTCCCCACGGCGCTCCGGCACCTCGTGCTGGTACGGCCCGAAGCGGCGGCGACCTCACTTGTCGGCGACCTGGTGGGTGCCCTGGCTGCTCAGCAGCGCGCCTCGGTGGACCTCGTTACGGTCCGCGAGACCGCCTCGCAGCCACTGAAGGCGCAGCCACTGAAGGCGCAGCCACTGAAGGCGCAGCCACTGAAGGCGGAGCCACGAGCAGAAGGGGGGACAGCGCGCATCGTAGTCGATGATCTCGACGTGGCGCTGGAGGTGGCGTCTGGTCGAGGCGCAGACCTGGTGCTGGTGGACGGCGGTTACGGGTTCGAGGCGCTGGTGCAGGCAGGGGTCGTCACCCACGCTCGGCGGGGAGGGGACTGGGTGTTCGCGTTTCCTTCGCGGTCCGGCAGCGAGAGGGCTGGGCGATAG
- a CDS encoding response regulator transcription factor: MPTRILIVDDHPVMRRGLVYALEDDPDLEVVGQTADAEAAVARLDELAPDLAVVDVSLPGMNGLELVKQFAHLRPGLLVLIVSRHDEALYAERALRAGARGYVSKLNAIDEIVRAVRRVLDGGIYLSEALKDHLLLRAATGASGPASFFESLSDRELEVFEMTGRGLPTREIADRLHLSMKTVESYRTRIKGKLGYESGTELIKHAIRWVEGEGAT; this comes from the coding sequence ATGCCTACTCGCATTCTCATCGTGGACGACCACCCGGTCATGCGCAGGGGGCTCGTCTACGCGCTCGAAGACGATCCAGACCTGGAGGTGGTGGGGCAGACCGCCGACGCCGAAGCGGCCGTCGCCCGCCTCGACGAGCTCGCCCCGGACCTCGCCGTTGTCGACGTCTCGCTGCCGGGCATGAACGGCCTCGAACTGGTGAAGCAGTTCGCCCACCTGCGCCCCGGCCTGCTCGTGCTGATCGTGTCGCGGCACGACGAGGCGCTCTACGCCGAGCGCGCCCTTCGCGCGGGCGCGCGGGGCTATGTCTCGAAGCTCAACGCCATCGACGAGATCGTGCGCGCCGTCCGGCGAGTGCTCGACGGCGGGATCTACCTCTCCGAGGCGCTCAAGGACCACCTCCTCCTCCGTGCTGCCACCGGTGCCTCCGGCCCGGCCTCCTTCTTCGAGTCGCTCTCCGACCGTGAACTGGAGGTGTTCGAGATGACTGGCCGTGGCCTACCCACCCGTGAGATTGCCGACCGGCTGCACCTGTCGATGAAGACGGTCGAGAGCTACCGCACGCGCATCAAGGGCAAGCTAGGCTACGAGAGTGGCACGGAGCTGATCAAGCACGCCATCCGCTGGGTGGAAGGCGAGGGCGCGACGTGA